The nucleotide sequence ACCGGTAATACTCTTGAATCTTTTGTAATTTCTGAAAACTTGACCAGTTGATTATGTTCTTGAGTATTGACCAAGTTTGTCGCACATACGTCCACTGGTGTTATCTCTGAAAACTACTTCTACATAGCAATGCTTGTTGGTAAAATTGGTATGAAGTGGTTATTTTCTTAAAGAAAGGCAGTAATGATTGTTTAACCTCGTGGTTATTGTCAGGCCCTGAGTTGCGTGAACTGTTGAAATGGCCAAGACCTCTCCCTTTAGAGGATGAACGAGTTCGCTTGATGCACGAGGTATATATTACAGTTTCATCATGATTTGCAGATTCTATACGAACCTGCACTGCACTAgttgtgtgtatatgtatactgtatatatgtatatgtgtgttgTATACCAAAGTAACTACTAACCAAAATTATGGGATTAGGTTGGGTTTGAGCTGGAGAGAAGCTTTGGGGGAAAAGCATCAAACATAGTGGAGAGTTGTGGAAAATCGGCTGTTAAGCTTGTTTCTATTATCGCACGTCATTTTCCTGGTACCCATTTTCATACTTTTTGATCAACTAATATGAATTAACAATGAAATAGACGCTGAATGTGAGTTACTAAAATGGTGTAGGTTTCCGTGACCACACAGTGTACAAAGGTCACCAGGTGTTTTTGTATAAAAGAGCACAAATATTTGCTGCTGATGTATGGGGTGCGTTTAAGGGCGAAGGATATGGAGAATTCAGCGATGTGGGTTCAATCACTATATTTGCAGACTATATTGTCCCTGCAGTGCTTCAGCAGCTTGGAGTATTGAAATATAGTTCAAATTTAGACAGCATTATTAAGGGGAATAAAGAAATTGGTTCAGGGACCGAGGAGGAAGTTGAGTTACGAGCTTGCTCCATATTCGCAGTGGAAAAAATGAGGGATTTGATCCAGAAAAGAACTGGGAAACAGGCAAGTGTTGTTGATTGATAACTATATATGTAGTGTATATATCAAATAAGTAAGACGTCATGTTTACGAAAGTTTTGATGAATGTTTTTGTTTTCAGGTGTTGAGTGTGGAATTGGATCTTTGGTTGTGGGCATATGGCGTTTCAAACCCGTCTCTTCAGCATCATCGTACTTTGTCTATTTATTACTGACGGAGTTAGGTTTTATGCTGCTATAGTTTGTTAGTTGTAATTTACAAAATGTGGCAATTATGTCTAAACTGCGGAGATGCTGAAGTCTAAGCTTTCTTAATTTCATGATATTATGAAATTATGAAACCGTTTCTTTTGCTTATTGTTGTGTTTTTCACTGCAATGAGTGGTTTTGGACAACATGTGGCTGTTATAATGGTTTCCTTTTCATCTTAATGACTTAAAACGTTGGTTTGTGATCCTGATGGTATAGTAAATGGCAGTGTCTGTCAAAAGTTTTCTGGCATTACTAATTTGACACtaattttattagtttaaaacCTGTCTACAATCTGCTTGCTACAAGTTTTGACTTCTCAATCCATTTGATATGTTTAGCCTAATGGATTACACTAGCTGTAtttaaatgtttttattaaaattagtATTTTTAGCCGTATTTACAAGTTGTGTTAGGATATCAATTTTTAACGTGTTGATCAACGCCACTACACTCTTGCTATCTTAATTCTTTAACTACTTGATATGATATAAaggttttaaaaaccaaatattTAATTACTCAAATATCACATTTCTAGTTTCAGACCCTTAATTGTGAGAGCTTAGGTGTAATTTTAACATTCGAGATGTAATTGTGTAATTGCTTTTGTTTTGGGTTTCAGATCTTGCTAGACCGCTTTTGTTCTATATTTGTACAGAAGTTTCTTTGTTTAAAAAGAGTTTAACCAACTTTATgtattaaataaacaaacaacTATGTAATCCGTGGGGTTGTATGTTATTTTGAGTTTTAGCTTATCTTTATTTTAAAAAGATCTACCTTTAGAGACATTTTTTTCAGATAAATCGATGTAGATTCTCTATCAAATCCGGAAGTTGTATGTTTTTGTTTATTCTAAAGCCTTGCTAGTTTTTTTATAGGAAAGTtgctattaaaaaaaataataaacaaaacaagtaAATCTAAGTTTTTGGAAAAATTAAGGTAGAAAGATTGAAGTCAGCACAGCATCTTCATGGTACGTTGACCAGGTACATGTTTGACAGCAGCCAAACATGaccacaccacaccacaccacaccacacaACATACGACTTTGACCCACCTTTCAGGTTCTCACCATTCCACCCAACATCCTTCTTCCGATCTCCATCACTTCCTCCGATCCATCACTTTCCGATCAACCCACTTCCGTCTTTCAGGTAACCCCACTCCCTCTTTCCCCAACATTCTTTTTTATTTCAATCTTCAATTCGCCTTTTtctttttaataattaataaccGTACTTGTTCTGTTCTTTATTATTTTACTCTAAATATGTTTTTAGTTAGTTGTTTTTGATCTTCGTAATGTTTGGTTTGACAGAATCAAGTGACGGAAAGTTTTGTTTGTGTTAACTTCTTCCTAGGGTTTGCTTCATCATTATTCATTTCTGTTTGTTGCAGAAATTCTTAACTCAGTTAAGTCCCGTTGACTATTATTCACAGTATTCAAAAGAATTAATTAAGTTGCAGTGGGAATTTGGATTAGTTTTATTGATGCAGTGGGTGTTGAATACGTTTTGATGATGCTAAGGTATTGAATATTGATAACAGCAATATTATGCCGTCGGTTCGGCGTTTTTCCAGAATCGATACTTTCGAGCTGAAGGTTCAGATCGAAAAGAGGCTCGGTTCACAAAAGGCTGACAAGTACTTCAATCTAGTCACCAGGTATTTAAGTCTTAAGCTCGGGAAATCAGAGTTTGATAAGCTTTGTATCGGTTTAATAGGTCGGGAAAATGTTCGCCTTCACAATGAACTGATCATAGCTATTGTGAAAAATGCTGCTCTTTCGAAAATACCTCCTCAGAAACGTGTGAAGAGTGATGGTCCTTTGCCTTTAAAGGTCCCTAACGGGACCCATCCGGTGACTGATCTTCAGTCTCTATGTGCGTTTCCTCGGTCCCCTAGAAAAGTACGAACACCGAATCTTCGTGAAAGCAAGTTTAAGGACCGAACGGTTCCTTTTTCCCAACATTTGGTAACGACAAaagttcaacaacaacaacaacaacaaagcGCTACTGAGTTGTTTTCTTTGGGTAGCAAACCGCCACTTGAAGTTAATTCTGTTGAAGATGGGGAAGAAGTTGAGCAGGATGCAATAAGTCCCGGTGTTTATAGTAGAAACCCCGTTAGTGCGCCATTTGGCATCACCATCCACTCAAAAGAAAAACGAAAATTACGCATTAATGGTCTAGATTCTGCATACCGTACTGAGACTTGCCATTACAGTGGTCATTTGCCTGCTGCAAATTCTTTAAAGAACAGGTTGAACCACAATTTGCGAGTCGAAGGTTTGGATGTCTCTAGGGATTGTGTTAACTTATTGAATAACGGGTTGGactgttttttaaaaagtgttctAAAACCGAGTCTGGAGTTAGCCCGCTCAAGATCTTCGCATAGGTCAGGCCCAGGCACACCGTTTTTAGCATCCATGATGGATTTCCGGATGGCAACGGAGGTCAATCCCAAGGTTCTTGGAGAAGCTTCACATATACTTCACAAGAAGTGTTAACATTTGACAGACAGTTCAAGTTGAAGTACTATGTGGTTGGATACTAAGATCATAGTAAAAATTTTGGATGTAGACTGATTAGGTTGTATATACTTGTTTCTGAGACTGGTGAAGTACATGGTTACAAAAAGAGAGCCGTCTGCAGGTAATTCTCGATCTTTAAACCTTTTTTATGGGCAGTCACCTAACCGAGTAACCGTCTTGTGGTGTGCTATCTTGCAGGTTGAAAGTGTGGTTTCTTATATCGTAATCAACCTCAAGTGATATACATATGGGATGCAATCAGATTTTCAGGTAATTAGCCTTGGCCTTAAGCGTTGGCGCTGTACCATACTCTTGTTGTTTAATTTAGTATATGGGTGAAATGTAACTCACCGAAACTAAGTTAAAATATCTGGTTCGACAGGTCTGAAAACCGGACATGCCATTAGTGTGCTCATGGTTGCAGTCTTGCAGAGCAGTGAACCGCTGAAATCTTCATTTAGAGGTTCTTAGCGAGCTTTGGAGAGCATTAGTATGTTTTTTTAGTTTAACATCATACTCGATTTTGGCACGCAAAAGATTATTTACATGCAAGACTTCTGCACTTTCATATGTTTTAGGGTAACAAATGCTTGTTTTGGAACATACTGATTTTTGGTGTTATTAATTATGGTTCATCATATTTTTTGGGGTCAAAGATCATTATGAAGCGTGAGATTTTTAAGCGTAGTTCATATATACATATAGTGCCACTACTTAAAGGTTATGATATTGAACATGACTATGCTATTGAACGATGATGATTATGATATGATTGTATGTTAGAGCTATACATGTTTGTTCATCTCCTGTGTATAGGGGTTATATGATATTCATTCATTAGGTTGGCGGCAATACTTAAAGGTTAAAAGACACTAGTAAGGGAAAAGAAATACTAAGTAGGTTACGAGATGGTCTAAGAAATATCGGATGTCTCGGTAATAACCTTAAAGATTACGCAGCACTAGACATTCTAGGCAAGGTCCTTGCAACAAATACATGGTGGCTATGCAGGTAATTGTAGTATCGACTTGTTGGTTCCTTTGGAGAGCTTGAAACGACAAGATTTTCAACAACATAACACCCTCCAGCTCTAGAATTGTTGAGAAGATATAAGCGAATACGTTCCTCtggataaaaaaaaaaataataggaCAAATATGGCCTCTTTATAGTGGTCATCTTGGTGTTCTTTTTAATTTATAGTGTTCTTTATTAGCTTTTAGCCTCTTGCTAGGTGCCTTAGTAATAAAATCCTTCGCCGTCTTAAGAAAATAGCCATGTTTGTGGTGGGTACGCGAGGTCACAAGGTTTCTAGTGGTAACACAATGGACCATATAGAATATACTAGGGCGGTAAGCGACAATATTGGTGGTCCTAGACTTGGTACGATGATGAAAATGTTGATCATGGTGTTCCGGATAATATCTAAAGGAAACCATAAACAACAATTGAAACTACAACTTATTGCTTCGAGGCAAGTGATCTCTATCCTTAAAGCAATTTTGCCCTCGCTGTCAATAGAACAATGTGTTTTGGGTTTGTGGTGAATCACTTCCCAAGATACAATGAAGCAACTTGTAATATACCTTATTTATAGGGTATTTGTGAATGGTCACAACCCTTGGAATGAACCAGCACAATGGTTCATTTATAACCATAAATCAACAATCTGTATGAAAACGCTATGCATCATCTAACCGGGACACGATCTGTATGAAACGAATTGCCTGAAGAAAGAAACAATCTTAAAAGAGTATTGTACTATCTTATATGATAACACGTCTCACTTATTTATAGCTAACACTTGAATGTCGACAAGGTTGACATGTATCGTGTGTATATACCAGAGACTTACGCAGTGAGAAGTGGAAAAAGATTATTAAAGAGTAAGGATAAAAGATGACATCTTACTATCTTAGCATTGTCATCTCCTTTTGATGTTTCATTTAAGATATGGTTTTATAACCCCtgattttttttagcaaaacaaCTAATGATTTGttatataataaattaataatggTTTACTAGCAAACTAAACACTTATAGGCCGCTGCTTATAGGCTCTAAAATCACAACAAACATAAATGATATGGAGTTATGAACATGGATAGTCACAATATATTCATAACATAATATATTCATAACATGATTGAGACTTTTGATATCACGATGAATAAAATTAGCTGCAATATGTCACAATATattttcgtgaaaataacgttaaaaacggcggatggttaatcatgcatcatgtggtggcgttgatagctgaaagacacgggGGTAAATGCACTAATCGGTCTCTGTCCAGATggtttgagtgttatgtgtcttaggtccaaggcttgatacaaaactacaatcgagccggaGGTCTCTGTCCATATGTTTAGATGTCCTTTTGACTAATCACTAAACCCATGTTTAAGGTTAAAGAAGGAGAGAAATGAAGTTGAGGGACCTTTTGTGATCATAATTAAACTTAATTTGCTTGAGAAATAAGTATCGACTTTGTCAATATACGTACATGATCATTGTGGGTCTTCCAAGTTGAGTGTTCTTGCCAAGATCGAAGGTGTGAGATTGAAGCTTAGCTCATTCTTATCACATTTTGGAGTGTAAGTTAGATTAAACATATCATTTGATAAGTGTTATGGAAATGGTTAACTAGTGTTTTAAAAATGGTCAACTAGTGTTTTGAAAGATTAAAAAGTTCCTTTTGAACCAATGAATCAGGACTGACGATTAAAGTTTTGAAATTGGTAAACGAGCGAACAAATGACGAAGATATGATTTCACGAACTGAAGAATATATGTAAGTTTAGCACGATGCACATTAGTAAGAATTATAAGAATTTCTCTTTAATTAATCGTGGAAAATTTATACAACAATGAAATGATCATCTTCACAGAATCATAGGTTGCTACATAAAGAAGTTTGGGATTTTAGTAATAGAGGACGTTAGTTAAGAATGCGGGGAGTAGGGGCTTGAGTTAGGGGCTTTGTTTAACACGTGACAATTGTGGGCTCCACAAGCTTATGATGAAAAAATGAGAGGTGTGGTGTGGCATGACTTAGCTTGGCGTGGCCAgctatatgattttttttttaaattaaagtaGCCAACCAAAGAGGGTCATATTGAACCAGCCAACCAAAGCCAGCCAAGTCACCCTACCCCCCGCCCCCTGCCAGACTGAATAACCACGCCTAAGGGGCCACGCCATGCCCAACTATCACTCGGAGTGAAGCAGCTGGTGTTGAAGGCCTTCCCCCACCCAACCAACGCCCCCACTCCCCACAGTCTAACAAATCCCATGTAATATAAATATGCTGCcataataaaaagtaaaaaaaaaaaaaaactatgtttGTTGTATAAATGCTGAATTTGGTGCCAATAAGCTAGGTTAATACTTTTCACCATCTACTATCTTGACATCTCATATAGAAGAAGCAACAAATATGTGATCAGTTCAGCAACCTCTCTTCCACCTCTTGATCAAGGACCAATTCACATGTTACACATGAATTATTTTTCTTATGTCTATTTGATTTTGTAGTAGTAGTTAAGAGTTGTTACAACAAAAATCATTACTTTATGGTAATGACTTTTAAGTATAAAGGCGGAAATCATATATGCTACATGTCCAAGCCTCCAAGGGGTTATCATGAGCGAAAGAGTTCAAAAGTTAAGACACTTCTTTTTAATCCTTGACAACTTAAATTATGTGCTTCCAACAACACATAATTTTCCCAATATCATCCAAGCttttgttacagctaattattataatgttttgtttttacgttcatattttttttaatggcaaGAAACGACGTGTcaaccaccgtgacaccgggcgctgtggccaaggtcgactactcgaccgccgccagccccttggctctcccagatgtgCGGAAACCCGACatccacccgcccgaaggcacgacagtggaataatcggtaaaacctcgcctcccatccaagtcGAACCGGCGGCACCCGTATTCGTcattcacctggatgccgcagaaaataatggggagagtgggagtcgaaccttggtcacaaggaacaccaagtCTTTTCCCAACTACTCCACTACTACCCCATTGGCGTTTTTACATTCATATAATCAcctaagggtgtaaggagtggttaaacaccttagagtggcaaactaaaaaaatcaaccaatcagagtgcgccacgtcaatcagtgaaaagtgtttaGACTTTGCTGAAAAAtgttgacaatggtttagacacttgctgaagtggtaaactttttcttttttattttctgtttttttttttaatttaagataaaatggaaaaaacatcaaacttttataaataaaaataaagcattatattataaataaaatctaagtttaaaaaaactaaaaatcacaAGGCCATCCATATTTTTTTGCGATCTCACGTTTTCTAGCGAGTATGATTTCCAACATCGCAGGGTGAACATTGTCGGTAGGCCGATTAAACGTCTCCAAGTCCTTGTCGTACATTGTTTGTCGCAACGCCTCTCGTTGCTCATTCGCCAAGGTCAAGTATTTTTCTTCTCATATACGTTTAATTTCCATTATCTCTTTTTTATGGCCTTGTACTCTTGGATCTTCGTTTCTTGAAGATGACCCTTTGTCCTTTTTCTCTTTTATCGTTTGCCTTCTTGGCGAGGGATCCTCGTTTATGTCGGGAATACCGAATCCGCTCGAGACTTCGACATTCGGTGTATCCGCTCTATAATTTCCTGAATCCGAAGGCTTTCTTTTTCGACTCGAGCCGGAGCTTTCTTCACCCAACAAGGGTACCGACTACCACTTTTGATTTGTTCTAACAATCTCCCAAGCCGCAATATGAGCAAAATCAATTTTTTCTTTGCCTTTGTAATCCTCTAGCGTTTGCTTCATTACAAAAGCATCGTCACTCCCGCTAGGACGTAAACGatcataaaataataaattatcaACAACTTAATCCAAAtacttaattaaaaaataaaccgTATATAAATAATAAAGTATACCGCTTGATGATATAGACCGTTGAATGTGTTCAGTTTTGTTTGCATCGTGATCCATTTTGATCGAACTTGGTGGTGGGTTCGGTTACTTCCTCCGACCGTTTGATTGAAGTGGTTTAGAACTTGCTTCCAAAACCCATCCGTCTTTTGTTGATTGCCTTTCTTTTTATTCAAAGTGTAATGAACAAAAGCCTTTGCCAGTGCCTCTTCTTGTTTAGGCGTCCAACTTTCCCGTTTCGCTTTTACTTTTCTTTCCGGTGCGGCTTCATTTTCGTTCACGGGATTTTCTTGAACCGCAACATCTTCATCCTCGTCATAATGTTGTTCTTGGGTATCCGACACGAACTCTTCATCGGAGTCATTTTGTATGTCTCTCGGTGATTGTGAGCTTGGGGTTTGaaaagtaaacgggtcaaaagcatttTGGGTATCTAGGGAGTAATCATAATAACCGGGTCGAACCATCGTCAGACCGTGTTGCATCCAATTTTGGAGGGGTTGGCTATCATAACCGAAAGGTTGATGCATAGGTTGGTTAAAATAAAATGGAAGTTGGGTTTGATTCGCAAACCCAAGGTGGGGATGAAACGGCACACTAGAACCACCCGAACCACCGCGTTTATCTTGAGCCCTCGCCTTCGAACCGGACCCTACCATTTTTTTCTTGCCTTCACCTTTGTTTGAGTCTTCCATttttttgaaaagatttgaaagaaTGAGTGTGAAATGTAGTAAAAATGGATGTTGAGTTTGTTTGGtgaaaatgaaaaagattttgtgtaatttataaaggtaaaaaatgattttttttattaatgccAACGGCATTATAGCCGTTTGAAATGAGATTCCCGAGCGGCATTTGGTCACCGCGTGTGCAACGAAACCGAGCGGCAAAGGGGTCGACGACGATGTTACCGCCCGGCAAAAGCCTTTGCCACTCTCCTTTGCCACTCCCCTTTGCCGCACCACACCAGACACCCTAATTAAGTTATGTGCCAATAACAACCCAAACATACTCATTGAAAATATCATATGGACAACGATATGTTCAATCAATCATTCTCCTTTTTAAGCTATTTTAATTTTTAACTACACATTATCATTATAACAGTCATCATTTATCTTTAAAGACAATCCGAGTGACCTCCATGTGTCTGTTTGGAGCCATGTAAGTAATAAGTTATTACTAACAACGCTTAGAAACATAAACAAAAGCGGTACTTTCATTAAAGATAGTTTAAAATGGAAAAGATGTTACATGGGAATGATAGCATCACGCTTGTAACCTAAActtatataaaattaaaacattatttatttataGCTAAAGACCAAaatatccctataaatgtatttaGATTCGAGGTGCCATCCTTTGTCATCATTATCCAAATTAGGGAAATTAAGTAATAGTTAGTCTCTGTCATTTGTTTCATGATATATCCCGTGAATCATGCATATTTTTTATacttaaaaagaaaagaataatTGAGTGCCATAAAATAATACCATGTGATTTTATCTTTTTATGTCATGATTGATTCATTGTAATAAACTATATTTATATACATCGGTCCTAAAAAATCTATTAGACAAATACATAAAATTCTagaaagagtaaaatgccaaaatcgtATCTAAGGTTTAGTTATTTTTACTTGTTCCATtcaaaatgaatttttttttttttttttttttttttgtatttaaatCCTTTAGGTTTGcgttttattgtcattttcatcctTGAATTTGACAATTTATTGTAACTTCCGTCTCTCGAAATCTGGCCATCAGAGATGAAAATAGTAAGATTTCAAACTTTTTAGATGAAAGTGTCACCTTagggacgaaagtcacaaaagtgatcaaacctcatagacgaaaatgacattttactcttctAAAAATAAACTATATTTTTCGAAATATGTAACTAATATAATTTAAATAATTATATACCATTTTTTACCTCTATGAAATGCATGTAGATTTAAGAATATGTAAACAGCACATTTACTCATTTAGTGATTAACTATGATAAAAGGGTATCAAGGTATGTTGAGAAGGTGTCCTTTCACATGTATAAGTTAgtcattaaaaaaataaagtatATTAAACGACCTTGATATTCACATTTAAACCTTATTTTCACACCCCTCAAAGCGTCCCGCTTTGATCAAAGTGGGGCATTTAGGCTTTCTTTCCAGACAAAAGGTGATATGATGGTGTACGATGTCCCTGTTCTGTACCTTGAA is from Helianthus annuus cultivar XRQ/B chromosome 9, HanXRQr2.0-SUNRISE, whole genome shotgun sequence and encodes:
- the LOC110895182 gene encoding uncharacterized protein LOC110895182; amino-acid sequence: MPSVRRFSRIDTFELKVQIEKRLGSQKADKYFNLVTRYLSLKLGKSEFDKLCIGLIGRENVRLHNELIIAIVKNAALSKIPPQKRVKSDGPLPLKVPNGTHPVTDLQSLCAFPRSPRKVRTPNLRESKFKDRTVPFSQHLVTTKVQQQQQQQSATELFSLGSKPPLEVNSVEDGEEVEQDAISPGVYSRNPVSAPFGITIHSKEKRKLRINGLDSAYRTETCHYSGHLPAANSLKNRLNHNLRVEGLDVSRDCVNLLNNGLDCFLKSVLKPSLELARSRSSHRSGPGTPFLASMMDFRMATEVNPKVLGEASHILHKKC
- the LOC110895181 gene encoding queuosine salvage protein — protein: MEEVRATSAWVASHSSHVTVDSQGIEKVVESVENSIPKVEWNYEGIHYFDNGPLTVQYLFVLDALNFCFWPDKDLNYDDLASGLKEALQNDKTVFDADRLQKYTGPELRELLKWPRPLPLEDERVRLMHEVGFELERSFGGKASNIVESCGKSAVKLVSIIARHFPGFRDHTVYKGHQVFLYKRAQIFAADVWGAFKGEGYGEFSDVGSITIFADYIVPAVLQQLGVLKYSSNLDSIIKGNKEIGSGTEEEVELRACSIFAVEKMRDLIQKRTGKQVLSVELDLWLWAYGVSNPSLQHHRTLSIYY